The window GCCCGCCAGCCACTCGGCGAGCCCCACCTCGGCGAGAGCGGCCAGCAACCGACCGTCACCCGGCCGATCCCCACCCAGCCGGTCCTCACCCGGCCGGTCCTCACCCAGCCGGTCCTCACCCGGCCAGTTTCCACCCGGCCAGTCGTCACGCGGCCGGTCCTCACCCGGCCAGTCACCACCCGGCCGGTCACTGTCGGCGGCGACCGGCCGGAAGAGCGTCAGGTTGTCGCGGACGCTGCCCGAGAAGAGCTGCACGTCCTGCGTGACCACGCACAGCCGGCGGCGCAGCGAGCCGGGATCGGCCTCGCGCAGGTCGATCCCGCCGACCCTGACCACCCCTTCGACCGGGTCGTGGAGGCGCAGCACCAGCCGGCCGAGGGTGGTCTTGCCGCTGCCCGTCCGGCCGACGAGGCCGAGCGTCTCACCGGGGGCCAGCGTGAGCGTGACGTCCGACAGCACCCGTTCGTCGTCGTAGGCGAAGCCGACCCCGTCGAGCTCAAGCCCGAGCGCCCCGGTCTCGGGCAGCGGCCGGGGCCGGGCCGGCTCGGTCAGCGTGCTCCGCTCGGCCAGCAGCTCGCCGATGCGGGCCACGCCGGCCAGGGCGGCCTGGTAGTCGCGCAGCCGGTCGATCAGCCGCTCGAACGGCGTGCGCACCATCAGCGTGTACTGGAAGAGCAGCACGGCGGTGCCGACGGTGAGCGTCCCGGACTGCCGGCCCCACGCGGCCATGGCGAGCACGACCGCCGTGCCCGCCGCGAACACCACGGCCGTGCCCGCGATCAGCCCGCTGCCGACCGTCGATCCGCGCAGCTCCGCGCGGTACCACGCGGCTGCCGACTGGTGGAAGCGGCGGACGACGTGCTCGCCCGCGCCGTTGGCGCGGATGTCCTCCGCTCCGGCGAGCCGCTCCTCCAGGGCGCCGAGCATCTCGGCGTCGGCCGCGCGCGAGCGGGCGGCCGACGGGACCGCGAGCCGCTGCGCCCGGGCCATGCCCCACCCGGCCAGCACGCAGTAGACGAGCAGCACCCCGCCGAGCCGCGGGTCCACCGCGAAGACCACGACGAGCACCCCGCCGAGCAGCAGCACCCCGGCCACCACGTCGAGCAGGAACGCCACCACGAAGTCGGCGACCGCGACCACGTCGCCGTCCACCCGCTCGATGAGCTCGCCGGGCGTGTGCCGGGCGTGGAAGCGCAGGTCCAGCCCGAGCGCGTGCCGGGCGAGCCGTTCGCGCAGCCGGTCGGTGCCGTCCCAGGCGAGCCGGCTGGCCAGCCAGGTGGTGACCATCCGGGCGGCCTGCCCGGCGACGGCGACTGCGAGGTAACCGAGCGCGATCAGCGTGAGGTGCCGCAGGCCGGTCCCGCCGATCGCGTCGTCCACGAAGGCGCGGGTGAGCTGCGGCCCCGCGAGCGGCAGCGCGGTCATGGCGGTGACGGAGACGGCGAGCGCGACCGCCTGGCGGCGGCGCGGCAGCAGGTGGCGCAGCTCCGCGAATGAGGTGGCCATCGGCTACACCCGCCGCTGGACGTGCAGCAGGTATTCCTTGCGGTCGAGCGGATTGTGATCCGTCCGCGGCCGTTCGGGCGGCGCGCCGCGCACCGGCTCGTAGTGGTCGAAGGCGCTCTCCAGGATGCCTTCGCCACTGGTCAGCGACGGCAGCCGCTGCTCCAGCCCGTGCACCCGGGCCGCCGGGATCAGGCCCTCCACCGCCGCCGGCTCGACCCGGACCGGGACGGCGCCCAGCCGGGTGAGCGCCGGCAGCACCGCCCCGACCAGGTCGGCCGGCACCTCCAGGCGGAAGCGGTGCATCGGCTCGCACACCGTCGTGCCGGCCCGCCGCAGCGCCTCCATCAGCACCAGCGGCGTCAGGCCGCGGAAGTCCGCCCCGGTGCTCGACATGCTCTTGTCGAACGAGGCGTGGCTGTGGCTCTGCCGCGGCGCGTAACCGCTGTGGGTGAGTGTGACCACGCAGTCGGTGACCTCCCAGCCGTGCGGGCCCTGGCGCAGCGTCTCGCGCACGGTGTCCTCGACCACCTTCATGAACGCGTACGGCATCGAGCCCAGCTCGACCTCCAGCCGGTAGGCGACGCCGGACCCGGGCGGGGCCGGTTCGACACGCAGGCCGACGGTCGCGAGGAACGGGTTGGGCTCGTGCCCCATCACCTCCACGGCGGCGCCGGTGCCCGCGAGACGTTCGACACAGATGGTGGTCGTCTCGCGGAAGGCGACGTCGAGCCCGAACTCCTCGGCCAGCGTCGCCTGGATGACCTCCTTCTGCACCTCGCCGTAGAGCGAGACGGAGATCTCCTGCCGCACGTCGTCCTGGCGCAGGTCGATCAGCGGGTCCTGCTCGGCGAGCCGGCCGAGCGCCACGTGCAGCGCGGGCCGGTCGGCGGGGCGGCGCGGCTCGACGACGGTCTCCAGGCTGGGCGGGGCGAAGCGGTGACTCGGCCGCGGCGGCGGGGTTCCGACGTGGTCGCCGATCCGGACCCCGGCGAGACCCCAGAGCCTGCCGATCCGGCCCGCGCCCACCGCGTCGCGGGATACCGCGGAGCCCGCCTCGAACACGCTGATCCCGGTCACCTTGGCGGCGCCGGCCTGCCCGGGGCCGAAGCTCACGGTGTCGCGGGTGCGGACGGTGCCGGAGAACATCCGGACGTAGGCGATCTTCTCGCCCGCCGGGCCGCGTTCGACCTTGAACACGGTGCCGGAGACGGGCCCGCCGGCGTCGCCCCCGGCTGCGGGCAGCAGCTCCGTCAGCCCGGCGACGAGCGCGTCCACGCCCGCCCCGGTGATGGCGGAGCCGAAGTACACCGGGTGCACCAGCGCCCGCCGCGTCTGCGCGGCCAGCTCGGCGCGCAGCCGGCCGTACGACACCCGCGACTCGCCGACGTACGCGGCGAGGACGGCGTCGTCGTGCTCGGCGAGCACCTCGGCCGCGCGCGCCGTGAAACCCGGATCGCCCGGCCCGTAGGGGACGAAGCCCGCCTCCGGGGTGCCGAGGGCGTGCGCGGCGCCCATGGCGACGAGCGACGGGGTCAGCCGTTCGGCCATCGCCTTCACCACGGCGTCGTCCCGCGCGCCCGACCGGTCGATCTTGTTGACGAAGACGAGCGTGGGGATGCGCAGCCGCCGCAGCGTGCGCATCAGAACGCGGGTCTGCGGCTGCACGCCCTCGACGGCCGAGACGACGAGCACGGCGCCGTCGAGCACGCCGAGCGCCCGCTCCACCTCGGCGATGAAGTCGGGGTGACCGGGCGTGTCGATGAGGTTGACGGTGACGCCGCCGACGGCGAACGACACGACGGCGGACTTGATCGTGATGCCGCGCCGGCGCTCCAGCGCGAGGGAGTCGGTCTGGGTGTTGCCGTCGTCGACGCTGCCGATCTCGTCGATGACGCCGGCGGCGAACAGCAGCCGCTCGGTCAGGCTGGTCTTACCGGCGTCTACATGCGCCAGGATCCCCAAGTTGAGCGTACGCAAGAAGCGTCATGTCCTTTGGATAGACGGAGATTACGAGCTGGGACATGACCGGAGACCTCATCCTCGTTACCTCCTCGATCCGTGGGACGTCACCGCGAGTAGAACAGACACCGCGCCACGCGATCAACCGGTTTTCCGGCGTGGCGGGAAGATGGACGGGTCAACGCACGGCACGACAGCGCGAAACGAGGCCCGAATGCCGACCGTCCTGATCCTGAACGGCCCCAATCTCAACCTCCTCGGCACCCGCAGGCCCGAGGTCTACGGCTCGACCACGCTGGCGGAGGTGGAGGCGCTGTGCCGCGAGGAGGCCGAGCGGCTGGGCCTGGAGGCCGTGTGCCGGCAGTCCAACCACGAGGGACAGCTCGTCGACTGGATCCACGAGGCGGGCGTCGAGCACAAGGCCGGCCGGTGCGTGGGCGTGGTGTTCAACGCCGGGGCCTACACGCACACCTCGGTCGCGCTGCACGACGCGATCGAGGGCGCCGACGTGCCGGTGGTCGAGGTGCACATCTCGAACGTGCACCGGCGAGAGGAGTTCAGGCACCGCTCCTACCTCTCGCCGGTCGCGCGCGGCATCGTCGTCGGGTTCGGCGTGTACGGCTACGTCCTCGCCATCCACGGCCTGCACCAGGCGACGCGCCCCTGAGCCCGTCTCATTCGGGCAGCCGCCAGCCGGCCGTCCACAGGCGCGTCCCCGACCGGCGGTCGAGGCGGCGCAGGAACGACAGGACACCCGCGGCGCCCGTGCTCCAGGTGTGGCCGGGCTTGTCGAGGTCGTTGCCGGGAAAGACCGGTCGCGACGGCTCGCCGCCGGCCCGGACGAGCATCAGCTCGGCGACCTCCTCGGCGCCGCGCCAGTAGCCGTCGTCGCCGGTGACCATCGCCAGGTCGATCAGCGCCTCACCGATGCCCGCAAGCCCGCAGCACTGGGAGACCACCCACGCCTGCGGGGCGACGGCCAGGCACGCCCGCGCGCCCCGCTCGGCCAGCTCCAGGTAGCCGTCCTCGCCGTACACGCGGGCCGCGTGCGCCAGCGCGCCGGAGATGCCCGACATGCCCTGGCACCAGGACGCGCCCATCGGGCGGGCGTCGGGGCCGGTCAGCTCCCCCACCAGGGCCTCGGCCCGCACGGCGAGCGCCGCGAACCGTTCCCTGGCCGCCTCGCCGGCCGCCCGGTCGCCGGTGGCCTCGTGGTAGGAGAGCAGGAAGTCCGCGCAGCCCGCCTCGCCGTGGGCGTAGGCCGTCTCGACGGCCACGCCGGAGCCCGCGGGCGGCGGGGGCGCGTCCGCCGCGTCGTCCGGATCCGTGACGTCGCCGGCCACCAGCAGCCGGGCGCACTCGGCGGCGACGGCCAGGTGCCGCGCACCGGCGGCGGGCTCGACGGCGGCCAGCGCGAGATGGCCGGAGCCGATCCCGGCCAGGCCGTGCGCCTGGTCGGCCCGCTGCGGTCCGTCGAGGGTGACCGGCGCCGGCTCGGCCAGCTCGGGCACGGCCGTCAGGCGGGCGGCGGTCAGGAACAGCGCGGTGCCGGTGCGGCCGAAGTACAGCGAGGGCGGCAGCTTGGCGGGCGGCATCACCCGGGCCGTCCACCGGGCCAGGTCGCCGGCCACGGTCTTGGCCTCCGGGTGGTGCAGCAGTTCCATCCCGACGCCGGCGCAGCCGCCGTAGACGTTCGTCACCGGCGGGCTCTCCCGGCGGGCGTCCTCGGGGGCGGCCATCAGCCGTTCGGCGAAGGCGGCGCACTCGCGCAGGGTGTGGTCGAGCGCCCGCGACAGCAGCTCGCCGGTGAGCTTCGGCGTGGCGGGCAGCGGCCACCGGCTGCTGCGGGCCGCGCTCGGCGCGCCCGCCACGCGGGCGGTCCCGTACGTGGCGCGGATCTCGGCGGCGGCTTCGGTGCGCTCGCCGGGGTCCAGACTCAGCAGGCCCGGCAGCAGGCCGCGCACGCCCGTGGCGCCGCCGGGGAACATCCGGGCCAGGCACATCAGCGTGCGCTCGACGTTGCGGGCCGGATCGGGGTCGATCATGATCGGGTTCATCGTGGTGGCCGCGAAGAACAGGGTGGCGCCCAGCGAGAAGTAGTCGTCGGCGGGCACGGACTCGCGGCCCGACTGCTGGCCGGGGACGCTGTAGCCGTAGCTCCAGCCGGGCAGTTGCAGGCCGTCGTACCTGCTGTTGCCGAAGTCGATGAGCGTGCACCGGCCGTCGTCGCCGAGGACGACGTTCTTGGGCGAGAGGTCCCTGATGACGACGCCGCGCTCGTGCACCGCGTCCAGCACCTCCAGCAGCCGGGCGGCCAGCGCGCCGAGGTCCCGTTCGGTGCCGGGTTCCTCGGTGAACAGGCCGTGTTCCCCGACGTACCGGTTGAGGTCGCGGCTGCCCGCGTCGGTCATGACGAGGAACTCGTCGTCGCCGTGCCGGAAGTGGTCGATCGGCTCGGGCACGCCCGCCACGCCGCGCAGCGCCTGGAGGATGCGCAGCTCGTTGCGGAGGTACATCCGCAGGTCCCAGCCCTCGGTGTTCTCCCCGACGTAGGCGCGGGCCTCCTTGACGACGACCCGCCTGCCGGCGGCGTCGGTGGCGCGGTAGACGTTGCCGCGCGGGCCCCGGACGACTCCGGACGTCACGCGGTAGCGGCCGCCCACGATCCGGCCGCCGCCGGTCCCGTCCTCCTCCGGCCCCGTCTTCCCCGGGGGAGCGGCGGAAGGGGCGGCGTCGGGGCGGAACGGGTCGGTGGCCCAGGGCGGGCAGGTGAACTCGGGCCCGGCCGCGCCCGCGAGCTGCTCGCCGTCCGGCCCGATCACGATCAGCTCGAAGTCGCCGTTCTCGTCCACCCGGTACTGCGGGGCGAACGGGGCGTAGCGGTAGTAGACCGGCGCGTCGGGCCGTACCCGCCGGTCGCTGACGATGCGCGGCGCGGACAGCCCCGACAGGGCGTCGGCGAGGGCGTGGCCCAGCTCGACCACCGCGTCCTGCTCCGGGTAGACCGTCATGGCCTTGCCCACGGCCGCGGCGTCGACGTCGCCGGTGTTGAGCTCCATGAGCGTGCCGGCCGACCGGGCCACCTTGAACACGCACCCGGCCTCGGCCAGGATCGGCAGCGCCCGGTCAAGGGTGTCGGCCAGCGTGCCCGGACGTGCGGAAACGTGAATTTTCCAACCTTGCGGTGGAATGTCGCTGTGAGGGTCGTGGACGCTGATCCACGTGTCGTCCTCGTATAATTCCCTACTGTTCGACTCTGCAAATTGGGCAAGGCGGTCCCGCACGGTTTTGTCCACAGTCACCCCTCGATCGCGCAGCGCATCGGCCCTCATGCGAGAAAGGCCGCCGGAATGGCGCCGGCGGCCTTTCCCAGCGCATGGCGTCACCCCGCGTCACCACGCGGGAACTGACGCTTCTAGACGATGGACGGGCAGCAGGGGAAGCTGCTGCACACCGTGCGCTTGCAGGTGTTGACGCAGGCCTGCGGGCCGTGGAGCAGCTTGCCCAGCTCGGCTTCGAAGTCGACGACGAGGTCCTCGTACTCGAGGACTCCGGCGTCTCGGGGTTCCAGGGCCAGGACCGACATAAGGGCTCCTTCCTTGGTCGCCTTTGGGCGGCCGACGTAGGGATCTGAGCCTCGGGATGGTACCGGTAGGCACCTTTTCCCGTGCCCTGCCCGCGACCGCGAATCGTTCTCACGATCCCCGCGTCGCAAGCAAACGGACGCATTATGTGCATATATCCGGAAGCCTGTCCATAGGGTGGCCGTAATCGCCAAAATGTATTTACATGCACCTTTACACGGCGAGTTCGATCTTCTAGATTGACCTGCGTGATGGGGGCATTCCGGGCGTTCCGGCGACCGTGGGCGGGCGCCGGCGTATGAGGCTCTGGCGGCGCAGACGCCGGACGGACGTCCCGGACGACAGGTCGGGACTCGTGGTCGCGTACTGGGAGAGCCACGACGAGCACCTGCTGACCGCCGGCCTCGGCACGATCGCCCGCAGGCTGCCGTCCCTGGTCGCCGCGGCGCTGCGGATGGCGTGGCAGGCGAACCCCCGCGACACGGCCGTCGCCCTGGCGGGCAACCTCGTGGCCGGCGTCTTCACGGTCTTCGGCCTGGTCGCCACCTCCGATGTGCTGGCCTCGCTGCTCGCCGCCGGTCCCACACCCGAGCGGGTCCGGGCCGCGCTGCCGTCGCTCCTGCTCGTGGCGGCGGCGACCGGGCTGCGCGGCGCGCTGCTGGCGGGCGCGGGCTGGGCGCAGGCTCGGCTGAAACCGCAGGTCGAGCGGCTGGCCGAGACCCGCCTGTTCGAGCTGACCACCCAGGTGGAGCTGGCCGCGTTCGACGACCACGACTTCCACAACGCGATGCGGCGGGCCCGTGACAGCGGCGTGCCGGACACCGCCACCGTGGTGGAGACGACGATCGCCGTCGTCACGGGCGCGGTCGGCGTGCTCGCCTCAGCGGTGGCGCTCGGCCTGCTGCACCCGATCCTCATGCCGTTGCTGCTGGTCACCGCCGTGCCGGCGGGCTGGGCGGCGGTGCGGACGGCCCGGCTGGGCTACCAGGCGTTCTACCGGCTGTCGACGGCGCGGCGGCGCAAGTTCATGCTGTCGGACCTCATGGCCGAGCGGCAGCCCGCCGCGGAGGTGCGGGCGTTCACGCTGCGCGACTTCCTGCTCGGCCAGTACGGCAAGGTCGCCGACCTGGAGCAGGACGTCCAGCTCGACGTGGCCCGCCGCCAGGCGGCCGTCAAGGCGAGCGGCGACCTGCTGACCGGCGTCGCCACGGCCGGCGTGTACGTCGTGCTCGGCGTGCTGCTGGCCGTCGGTGTCATCCCGCTGTCGGTGGCCGGTGCGGCCGTGCTCGCCATCCGGACCGGGCAGGTGTCGCTCACCGCCCTCGTCCAGACCATGAACCGGCTCTACGAGGCCGGCCTCTACTTCGGCGACTACCTCGCCTTCTGCGAGCTGGCCCGCGAGCGGATCCCCGCACCGCCGCTCCCGGCCGCCGCCGCCGAGCCCGCGCCGTTTCGCCGCCTGACGGCCGAGCACGTCACGTTCACCTACCCCGGCGCCGACCGGCCCGCGCTGTCGGACGTCAGCGTCACCCTCGGCAGGGGCGAGGTCGTCGCCCTGGTCGGCGAGAACGGCTCGGGCAAGACGACCCTCGCCAAGCTGCTCGCCGGGCTCTACCGGCCGCAGCACGGCACGATCCACTGGGACGGCGTGGACCTCGACGCCTTCGACGGCGAGACGCTGCGCCGGAGCATCTCGGTGATCGCCCAGGACCACACCCGCTGGCCGCTGACCGTCCGCGAGAACATCGTCATGGGCCGTCCTCCGGAAGACGACCGGCTGGCCGCCGCCTGCGCCGCAGCGGGGGCCGACGAGGTGGTGGCCGGGCTGGCCGGCGGCTACGACGCGCTGCTCGACCGCCGCTTCCGCGGCGGGCACGACCTGTCGGGCGGCCAGTGGCAGCGCATCGCCGTGGCGCGCGGGTTCTACCGCGACGCCGCGCTCGTCATCTTCGACGAGCCGACCTCCGCGCTGGACGCCCGCGCCGAGCACGCCCTGTTCGAGCGGATCCGCGGCCACGCCGAGGGCCGCACGATCGTGCTGATCACGCACCGGCTGGCCAGCGTCCGCTACGCCGACCGCATCTACGTCCTCGACCACGGCACGGTCGCCGAGCAGGGCACCCACGCCGAGCTGATGGCCCGCGAGGGCCTGTACGCCGACCTGTACGAGCTGCAGGCCTCCGCCTACCGGCAGCGGGTGCCGTGATCGTCGCGGAGTCGGCTCACCTCGCCGTGGCCGCGGTGCTGCTGGTGGCGGCGCCGGCCAAGCTGCGTGACGTGCCGGGCTTCGCCGCGTCGGTGGCCGGCTACCGGGTGCTGCCCGGCAGGCTGTCGCTGCCGGTGGCGGTGGCCGCTCTGGCGGCCGAGGTGGTGTCCGCCGGGCTGCTGCTCGTGCCGGGTGCGCGGCAGTGGGGGGCCGCGGTGGCCGCGCTGCTATTCACGGCATTCCTCGTGGCCATGGTGGCCGTGCTGCGGCGCGGGATGAGCGTGGCCTGCGGCTGCTTCGGCGGCCGTGAT is drawn from Nonomuraea muscovyensis and contains these coding sequences:
- the lanL gene encoding class IV lanthionine synthetase LanL codes for the protein MRADALRDRGVTVDKTVRDRLAQFAESNSRELYEDDTWISVHDPHSDIPPQGWKIHVSARPGTLADTLDRALPILAEAGCVFKVARSAGTLMELNTGDVDAAAVGKAMTVYPEQDAVVELGHALADALSGLSAPRIVSDRRVRPDAPVYYRYAPFAPQYRVDENGDFELIVIGPDGEQLAGAAGPEFTCPPWATDPFRPDAAPSAAPPGKTGPEEDGTGGGRIVGGRYRVTSGVVRGPRGNVYRATDAAGRRVVVKEARAYVGENTEGWDLRMYLRNELRILQALRGVAGVPEPIDHFRHGDDEFLVMTDAGSRDLNRYVGEHGLFTEEPGTERDLGALAARLLEVLDAVHERGVVIRDLSPKNVVLGDDGRCTLIDFGNSRYDGLQLPGWSYGYSVPGQQSGRESVPADDYFSLGATLFFAATTMNPIMIDPDPARNVERTLMCLARMFPGGATGVRGLLPGLLSLDPGERTEAAAEIRATYGTARVAGAPSAARSSRWPLPATPKLTGELLSRALDHTLRECAAFAERLMAAPEDARRESPPVTNVYGGCAGVGMELLHHPEAKTVAGDLARWTARVMPPAKLPPSLYFGRTGTALFLTAARLTAVPELAEPAPVTLDGPQRADQAHGLAGIGSGHLALAAVEPAAGARHLAVAAECARLLVAGDVTDPDDAADAPPPPAGSGVAVETAYAHGEAGCADFLLSYHEATGDRAAGEAARERFAALAVRAEALVGELTGPDARPMGASWCQGMSGISGALAHAARVYGEDGYLELAERGARACLAVAPQAWVVSQCCGLAGIGEALIDLAMVTGDDGYWRGAEEVAELMLVRAGGEPSRPVFPGNDLDKPGHTWSTGAAGVLSFLRRLDRRSGTRLWTAGWRLPE
- the aroQ gene encoding type II 3-dehydroquinate dehydratase, producing the protein MPTVLILNGPNLNLLGTRRPEVYGSTTLAEVEALCREEAERLGLEAVCRQSNHEGQLVDWIHEAGVEHKAGRCVGVVFNAGAYTHTSVALHDAIEGADVPVVEVHISNVHRREEFRHRSYLSPVARGIVVGFGVYGYVLAIHGLHQATRP
- a CDS encoding ABC transporter ATP-binding protein; protein product: MATSFAELRHLLPRRRQAVALAVSVTAMTALPLAGPQLTRAFVDDAIGGTGLRHLTLIALGYLAVAVAGQAARMVTTWLASRLAWDGTDRLRERLARHALGLDLRFHARHTPGELIERVDGDVVAVADFVVAFLLDVVAGVLLLGGVLVVVFAVDPRLGGVLLVYCVLAGWGMARAQRLAVPSAARSRAADAEMLGALEERLAGAEDIRANGAGEHVVRRFHQSAAAWYRAELRGSTVGSGLIAGTAVVFAAGTAVVLAMAAWGRQSGTLTVGTAVLLFQYTLMVRTPFERLIDRLRDYQAALAGVARIGELLAERSTLTEPARPRPLPETGALGLELDGVGFAYDDERVLSDVTLTLAPGETLGLVGRTGSGKTTLGRLVLRLHDPVEGVVRVGGIDLREADPGSLRRRLCVVTQDVQLFSGSVRDNLTLFRPVAADSDRPGGDWPGEDRPRDDWPGGNWPGEDRLGEDRPGEDRLGGDRPGDGRLLAALAEVGLAEWLAGVPGGLDGELGGVSAGEAQLLAFARAFLADPGLVVLDEASSRLDPATERRIERGIDRLLAGRTGVLIAHRLSSLAKVDKIAVIADGRVVEYGRREDLAADPDSAFARLLGLAGVHG
- a CDS encoding ABC transporter ATP-binding protein, translating into MRLWRRRRRTDVPDDRSGLVVAYWESHDEHLLTAGLGTIARRLPSLVAAALRMAWQANPRDTAVALAGNLVAGVFTVFGLVATSDVLASLLAAGPTPERVRAALPSLLLVAAATGLRGALLAGAGWAQARLKPQVERLAETRLFELTTQVELAAFDDHDFHNAMRRARDSGVPDTATVVETTIAVVTGAVGVLASAVALGLLHPILMPLLLVTAVPAGWAAVRTARLGYQAFYRLSTARRRKFMLSDLMAERQPAAEVRAFTLRDFLLGQYGKVADLEQDVQLDVARRQAAVKASGDLLTGVATAGVYVVLGVLLAVGVIPLSVAGAAVLAIRTGQVSLTALVQTMNRLYEAGLYFGDYLAFCELARERIPAPPLPAAAAEPAPFRRLTAEHVTFTYPGADRPALSDVSVTLGRGEVVALVGENGSGKTTLAKLLAGLYRPQHGTIHWDGVDLDAFDGETLRRSISVIAQDHTRWPLTVRENIVMGRPPEDDRLAAACAAAGADEVVAGLAGGYDALLDRRFRGGHDLSGGQWQRIAVARGFYRDAALVIFDEPTSALDARAEHALFERIRGHAEGRTIVLITHRLASVRYADRIYVLDHGTVAEQGTHAELMAREGLYADLYELQASAYRQRVP
- a CDS encoding elongation factor G, with translation MRTLNLGILAHVDAGKTSLTERLLFAAGVIDEIGSVDDGNTQTDSLALERRRGITIKSAVVSFAVGGVTVNLIDTPGHPDFIAEVERALGVLDGAVLVVSAVEGVQPQTRVLMRTLRRLRIPTLVFVNKIDRSGARDDAVVKAMAERLTPSLVAMGAAHALGTPEAGFVPYGPGDPGFTARAAEVLAEHDDAVLAAYVGESRVSYGRLRAELAAQTRRALVHPVYFGSAITGAGVDALVAGLTELLPAAGGDAGGPVSGTVFKVERGPAGEKIAYVRMFSGTVRTRDTVSFGPGQAGAAKVTGISVFEAGSAVSRDAVGAGRIGRLWGLAGVRIGDHVGTPPPRPSHRFAPPSLETVVEPRRPADRPALHVALGRLAEQDPLIDLRQDDVRQEISVSLYGEVQKEVIQATLAEEFGLDVAFRETTTICVERLAGTGAAVEVMGHEPNPFLATVGLRVEPAPPGSGVAYRLEVELGSMPYAFMKVVEDTVRETLRQGPHGWEVTDCVVTLTHSGYAPRQSHSHASFDKSMSSTGADFRGLTPLVLMEALRRAGTTVCEPMHRFRLEVPADLVGAVLPALTRLGAVPVRVEPAAVEGLIPAARVHGLEQRLPSLTSGEGILESAFDHYEPVRGAPPERPRTDHNPLDRKEYLLHVQRRV